The Desulfatiglans sp. genomic sequence ATCTCATGTTAATACCCCTTACTGTAAAGTGTTTTAAAAAGGGTTTTTATAAATGAAACAAAAATTACATATTTTTCTATTTTCGTCAAGTATTTAATATTAATTGGCTTTTTCATTACGTTTCATTTATCCGCCCTGTATCTACCCCTCTCCTGTTAATGATTGCCTCTCTGGCCAGTTTATCACACCTTTCATTTTCCACATGCCCCTCATGACCCTTAACCCAAACCCATTCTATATCATGGGTTTTGATCAATGCATGCAGCTCTTCCCAGAGTTCCCTGTTTAAGACAGGCTTTTTCTGGGAATTTATCCAGTTGTTTCTTATCCATCCATTTATCCACTCTGTTGCCCCCTTAATGACATATGATGAATCAGAGCAGATTTTTATCCTGCACGGTTTTTTTAAAACCTTAAGTGCCTCAATAACAGCTGTCATTTCCATGCGGTTGTTGGTTGTAGCCGGGTCATAGCCCGATATCACCCGTTCATGCTCACCGTATTTGAGTATAACGCCATATCCCCCTGGCCCGGGGTTTCCGCTGCATGCCCCGTCAGTAAATATTTCTACAGGGCTCTTTTTATTTATTACCATTTTATTCCAAATCCAGACAGAGAGCCATTTGAAAATAACTCAAATAATCCCTGTTATTCACAGAAAAAGGTTATCAGTTAAAGCGTGCGTGAACCCTGATATTTATAAGAGGTTTTTCCTCATAATTGGTTTTAAGTCTCAGCTCACCATTAAAATTACCAGTACTACCGGGGTTATTCCTGAAAACTACCCTGTATTGTTTTCCAGCCTCCACTGTCTCAAGTTTATAGCTTATTTTGGAATCATCAATGGTAAACCCAGCCGTCCCAATGTTCAGGGGTTTATTCAGGCCTGCTGTTATCAACACCTCAGCGCTCTTAAGTTCTCCTCTCTTACCTGTCAGGCTAACTGTACTTGAAGGGGTTATCCTGAATATAGGTTTTATGGATGCCTCAAACAGGAGCTGCTCGGTTCTTTTTTCAGGGTCGTTACTGAAGACACCTATAGATTTCTTTAATATACCCCTTCTTCCCATCGTATTGACTGTTATCCTGATCCTGCCCTCTCCGCCCGGAGGGATTGCCCTGTCAAAATCGGCAACAGAACAGCCTCAACCCGGGTTTATTCTGTTTATCCTGAGTACACCATTTCCCCTGTTATATACCTTATAAGTGTGCTCAATAACTGTGCCTTCTAAAACCTCCCCTGCAACAAAGCCCTTTTCCTTAAAAAAGATCTTTGGAGTCAGGGTTTGCTCTGAGTAAGCCGTCAGGCAGAAAATCGTTGTTATGAGCAGTGATAAAAAAATTGCCCTTTTTTCCATAATTTAATTTAAACCGCCCCTTCACGTTCATGCATTTACAGGTTATGCATATGAAAGCTGTATGATATGTGTGATATATGTATACGAAAAAGAAGAGTTATACAACTCATCTTATTTAAGATACACAGTGATCTAAATCTTGAAAACATTGTGAAACGATAATATAAAGATTTTTTTATATAACACAGCGAATTTTTTAAAAACATATAAATAGTATTTTTCATTTTGACTGAAGACATATGCATATTATTATATCCCATTATTTTATAAAAACTTGTGCAAAAAACAGGCCATTATCCGGGAGGATTTAAAATTTATGTCCAGCCATGATGAAAAAAACCTTTTCGGTAATGACATCCCTTCAAAAGACCCTGATATTTCAAAGGATAACTTAAGGAAAAGCATAACCTACGTTACCGATATCTTTGATGAAAGGTACAAGATATTTCTTGAACAGGTGAGCGACGGGGTCTTTGAAACAGATATCTATGGCAGTTTTATCTATTTTAATAATGCATTTTGTAATACACTCGGCCACTCAAGGCTTGAGATCCAGGGCCGTGACTTCAGCAGATTCATGGACAGTGAAAATGCCAAAAAGGCATACGAAACCTTTACAAAGATCTGGATTACCCAGAATGAGGCATCAGACCTTCAATGGGAGATTATAGACAGCGAAGGGAAAACCAGACAGATCGAGCTCTCTGCCTTTCTTATCAAGGATAAAAACAACAAGAAAAAGGGGTTCAGGGGGATAACAAGGGATATCACCCAGAAGATGAAGACAATTAAAGCCTTAAAGAGATCCGAACTACTCTATAAAAATGAGTCAAAGGCAAGCAGAAAGGCCGAGCAGATGGCAAGAAACCTGCTTGATTTTGTCCCCTATCCGATGATCGTATCAGATCTGGATGCAAATATTACCTATCTGAACCCTGCCTTTACCCGCACATTCGGGTGGACCTTTGATGAAATCAAGGGGTCAAAAATACCCTTTATCCCGGCCCATCTGGCTGAAGAGGCCAAACTTGCCCGGGAGACCCTGTTAAGGGAAAAGCAGATGAGGCTTGAGACCAAGAGGCTTACAAAGGATGGAAGGGTGCTTGATGTCATAGTCAGCGGGGCGGTTTTTACAGATGAAGAAAATGCCAATGAGGGCGGTAAGCTTTTTATTTTCAGGGACATTACACAGGAAAGAAAGCTTGAGCTGACAAATGCCACGCTCCTTCGTATCAGCACAGCGCTTCCTGAATACCCGGTCCTTGAAGAGCTGCTTGACTATATCAGTGGTGAAACCAAGCGGCTCCTGAATTCGGAAAGCGCC encodes the following:
- the rnhA gene encoding ribonuclease HI, producing MVINKKSPVEIFTDGACSGNPGPGGYGVILKYGEHERVISGYDPATTNNRMEMTAVIEALKVLKKPCRIKICSDSSYVIKGATEWINGWIRNNWINSQKKPVLNRELWEELHALIKTHDIEWVWVKGHEGHVENERCDKLAREAIINRRGVDTGRINET